The Arachis hypogaea cultivar Tifrunner chromosome 19, arahy.Tifrunner.gnm2.J5K5, whole genome shotgun sequence genome has a window encoding:
- the LOC112778168 gene encoding uncharacterized protein translates to MVGLEMILGFDWLSKNRVLLDYFERTIRFKPEGENGVVIAEGYYLNSVMVHCSGEDCQGYILLTANASGDAQNLDQILMVRDFPEVFPEDIPEFPPQREIEFEIELVPGAGSVSIVPYRMAPIELAELKAQLEELLNKRIDDLMDQLQGSGVFSKIDLRSDYHQIRVKEDDIPKTTFRTRYGHYEFVVMSFGLTNAPAVFMDFMNKVFRLFLDKFMVIFIDDILVYSKTVKEPEEHLRIVLQILKERKLYSKLSKCKFWKEEVKFLSHVVSKGGIVVDHSKVEAVMEWERPTTVTEVRSFVGLAGYYRRFIEGFPKIALPMTKLTGKEVPFVWTSECKDSFQTLKQKLTSVPILILPELHEPFKVYCDASLKDLGCVLMQHRNKELNMRQKRWMELLKDYDFELSYHPGKSNVVANALSRKSLTISWMRIMEEELVDKFVDLKLDIGEVTGRSCLNQLKFQVLGSFPKSFRYEAMSQYRISSTNGWTVGEDYSDVERYAESMYLIAETTENIKKIRARILTAQSQQKSYADQRRKSIEFEVGEHVFPRVTPTIRIGRAIKTKKLNPRFIGPFEILRQFGPVAYQVALTPHLSNLHDERRLDLTCRGSGGSVRAVVRLACVEMRAIVVCSAQAELYATSTGIIASAP, encoded by the exons ATGGTTGggttggagatgattttggggtttgattggttgtcgaaGAATCGGGTTTTGTTAGATTACTTTGAACGGACAATTCGGTTTAAGCCGGAAGGAGAAAATGGAGTAGTGATAGCTGAAGGTTACTACCTGAACTCGGTAATGGTGCATTGTAGTGGGGAAGATTGTCAGGGTTACATCTTGTTAACTGCTAATGCTTCGGGCGATGCCCAGAACTTAGATCAGATTCTGATGGTTAGAGACTTTCCGGAGGTATTCCCGGAGGATATTCCTGAATTCCCACCTCAAAGGGAGATTGAATTTGAGATTGAATTGGTGCCGGGAGCCGGATCAGTGTCAATTGTGCCTTATAGGATGGCTCCGATAGAGCTGGCCGAGTTAAAGGCTCAGTTGGAGgagcttctgaacaagag gatagatgacttgatggatcaattgCAAGGATCTGGGGTGTTTTCCAAAATTGATTTGAGATCCGATTACCATCAGATAAGGGTAAAGGAGGATGACATCCCTAAGACCACATTTAGGACGCGCTATGGACACTATGAGTTTGTggtgatgtcctttgggttaacgaatgcaccTGCTGTTTTCATGGATTTCATGAACAAAGTGTTTCGTCTCTTTTTGGACAAATTCATGGTGATTTTCATAGACGACATCTTAGTTTATTCCAAGACAGTGAAGGAGCCTGAGGAACACttgaggattgtgttgcaaatcCTAAAGGAGAGAAAGTTATATTCTAAGTTGTCAAAGTGTAAATTTTGGAAGGAGGAAGTGAAATTCCTAAGTCAcgtggtgagcaagggaggaatAGTCGTAGATCATTCTAAGGTAGaagcggtgatggaatgggaaagaccaaCGACGGTGACGGAAGTTAGAAGTTTCGTAGGCTTAGCCGGatattaccggagattcattgaaGGATTTCCCAAGATTGCACTACCAATGACCAAGTTGACAGGAAAGGAAGTGCCATTTGTGTGGACGTCGGAGTGCAAAGATAGTTTTCAGACTTTGAAGCAAAAGCTAACTTCGGTGCCAATTTTGATTTTGCCGGAACTGCATGAACCATTTAAAGTGTATTGTGACGCTTCCTTAAAGGATTTGGGTTGTGTGTTAATGCAACATCGGAAT aaagaactAAATATGCGTCAGAAgaggtggatggagttgctaaaggattatgattttgaactgaGTTATCATCCTGGAAAGTCAAATGTGGTAGCAAACGCATTAAGTCGAAAGTCCTTGACAATTTCTTGGATGAGAATTATGGAGGAGGAGTTAGTGgataagtttgtggatcttaagTTGGATATTGGTGAAGTCACCGGAAGATCTTGTTTGAATCAGTTGAAATTTCAA gttttggggagctttccaaagagcTTTCGGTACGAAGCTATGTCTCAGTACCGCATATCATCCACAAATGGATGGACAGTTGGAGAGGACTATTCAGACGTTGAAAGATATGCTGAGAGCATGT ATTTGAtagcagagactactgagaaCATTAAGAAGATTCGTGCAAGGATCCTAACTGCTCAGAGTCAACAAAAGAGTTATGCAGATCAGAGAAGAAAATCGATAGAATTTGAAGTGGGAGAACATGTATTCCCGAGGGTTACACCGACAATTAGGATTGGAAGAGCGATTAAGACCAAGAAGTTGAATCCGAGGTttattggaccgtttgagattctaAGGCAATTCGGGCCGGTGGCATATCAAGTAGCTTTGACACCTCAtctgtctaacttgcatgac GAACGGCGGCTGGATCtcacctgtcgaggtagcggtggcagcgtaagggcggtggttcgtctcGCTTGCGTTGAGATGAGAG CTATTGTTGTATGTTCGGCTCAAGCTGAGCTTTATGCAACCTCGACTGGGATCATTGCATCTGCACCCTAG